From the genome of uncultured Methanobacterium sp.:
ACTGGCCGGTACTAAAGGTGGATTGAACCGTGCTAGGATCATAGATGAGTTAAGAAATAGACCTTATAATGCAAATCAGCTCGCTGAAAGGCTTTCTCTTAACTATAAAACCATAAAATACCATATTGAAGTTTTAGAGAAAAATGGTATAGTGACTTCCACAGGTAAAGGATATGGTGCATTATATTTCCTCTCAGATAAAATGGAAGAAAATTTCGACATTTTCCTGAAGATATGGGAAGAATTTAGTGGATCTAATGCTAATGTTTATCATATGGGGGATAATGTTCCAGCAGGAGTAGTTCATCACTGAGTATAAGTATGGAAATCCGTAAACCTATTTTTTTTCTTATCAATCTTCAGTATTTTTGATCTTTTAACAATGTCTTAATTTACTTTAGTTTTAACTTTAAGTCTTTTTTAATGACCTTAATTTTCAGTTTTTTTAATAGCCTTAATTTTCAGTTTTTTTAATAGCCTTAATTTTCAGTTTTTCAATGGCCAGTTTAGTTAATTTTTCAGTCTTAATGCAGGTATAGTAAACTTTTAACTTTCACATCTTTGATAGAATTTTAGTTTTAACTTCCAATTCATTCTTAATTTCCTAAGTTTAAAATAATTGAAATCTTTTTACATTTTTTAACTATCTAAATGACTGATTTTTATAAATAACAAGACTTTTTGATGATTTTTTCCATTTGAATTATTTTTTTTGATCATATTTTTCTTATTAGGGGTGAATTTGGGTGTAATTTTTAGGAAATTAAGGGTGAAATAGAATTAAAAACGGGGGAATTAGGACTAAATTCTGGAATAACTATTTTTAAAGGTTTAAACTACTATTAAATTAACAGATAACGAGAAATTATTCAAAAGGAGGTAATCTTGAAAGTTTGGGTATAATAAAGAATTTCTAAAGATGTTGCGTCCCGATGAAAGTGGAGATTTAGGATTTATAAAAAAATATATAAATTCGCTTTTTACCGCCTCATATAATCCTGCTAGAGGGACATTGAACTTATGAATAAATATGTGATAAATTGTTTTAATGGATTAAATAGCTTTAAAATCTATTTAAATTTCATATAGTCTCATATAACAAAATCTAGGTCAAATATCTTGGCCTTATTGTTATTCTATTATTTGGACTATTATTTGGAGGTGAAATGATGGATCTCTATAAATTGGCATTAAACAACATTAGAAGAAGAAAACTCAGAAGTGCCCTGACCATGCTGGGGATAATAATCGGTGCCGCAATGCTCATGGTGCTTTTGGGGCTAACTGCCGGGACAACCACGGCTATTAAAGATGAAACAAATGCTTACATGTATGATATAGCAATTTCTCCAGAATCTACCTCTGGAAATTATTTAATGGATAGTCAAACCATATCCAAGGTAGAGAAACTGTCAAATCTTCACGATTTCCGTGAAGTAACTGCTTTCTCGGAGGATATGAATAGCACCAAACTGTTTTTCGAGGGAGTCAATAACTGGAAGGATGCTAAAATAATAAACGGAACGCAAGGTGTTGTGGTTAACCAGGAAGCGGTTCAAAAGTTAGGTTATGGTATTGGAAGTAAAATAACAGTCAAAGGCAAGGAATTAACTGTGACTGGAATATCTAAAGAAGCACAGGCGCCTTACGTTTACATAGACCAGACAACAGCCAGGCAAATGGCTGGTGATCAGGTAGCTGTTATCTATGCCAGTACTGATGGAGACCCAAAAACCGTTGCTGATCAGGTTAAAAAACAGGTAAATGGAGTTTCAGTGGAGACCAAATCCGATAAGGTGAAGGAAATCCAGGAAATGGCTGATCAGGCCCTGCTATTCATGGGATTTATAGCCAGTATTGCCTTACTTGTGGGAATTATAAGTGTGATCAACACCATGCTAATCAGTGTCATGGAACGAACCAGGGAACTGGGAGTATTAAAAGCCATTGGTTTCACTAACTGGGAAATAAAAGGAAGTATACTCTTTGAATCAGGCCTTTTAGGATTTTTCGGAGGAGTTATCGGTGTAATCCTGGGAATTATTGGAATATACGGGGTTGCCAATGCACTGAAACTAGCCGATTATATTCCTGGAATGATGCCAATATGGTTAATTTTAGGAGTTATTGCCGGTGCTACAATCTTAAGCGTACTAGCAGGACTTTACCCAGCCACTAAAGCTTCAAAACTACAGGTTGTGGAGGCGTTAAGGAATGACTAATCATATACTTGAATTTAAAGATGTTTGGAAAACCTATCACATGGGTGATTCGGATGTAAATGCCC
Proteins encoded in this window:
- a CDS encoding winged helix-turn-helix domain-containing protein, whose amino-acid sequence is MRKFLWELLAGTKGGLNRARIIDELRNRPYNANQLAERLSLNYKTIKYHIEVLEKNGIVTSTGKGYGALYFLSDKMEENFDIFLKIWEEFSGSNANVYHMGDNVPAGVVHH
- a CDS encoding FtsX-like permease family protein codes for the protein MMDLYKLALNNIRRRKLRSALTMLGIIIGAAMLMVLLGLTAGTTTAIKDETNAYMYDIAISPESTSGNYLMDSQTISKVEKLSNLHDFREVTAFSEDMNSTKLFFEGVNNWKDAKIINGTQGVVVNQEAVQKLGYGIGSKITVKGKELTVTGISKEAQAPYVYIDQTTARQMAGDQVAVIYASTDGDPKTVADQVKKQVNGVSVETKSDKVKEIQEMADQALLFMGFIASIALLVGIISVINTMLISVMERTRELGVLKAIGFTNWEIKGSILFESGLLGFFGGVIGVILGIIGIYGVANALKLADYIPGMMPIWLILGVIAGATILSVLAGLYPATKASKLQVVEALRND